One genomic segment of Arthrobacter sp. Marseille-P9274 includes these proteins:
- the idi gene encoding isopentenyl-diphosphate Delta-isomerase, translating to MGEDDVVRNDSSLESVEEVVLVDEAGRPVGTADKATVHGPATPLHLAFSCHLFNERGEYLATRRALSKKTWPGVWTNSFCGHPGPGEDTADAVLRRAPQELGVEVAELRLALPDFRYRATDAAGTVENEICPVYVARLHGDPAPDPAEVAEWKWASPSLLLHAVNATPWAFSPWLALQLPLLAEASPALFSD from the coding sequence ATGGGGGAGGATGACGTGGTGCGAAACGACAGCAGCCTGGAGAGCGTAGAAGAAGTGGTCCTGGTCGACGAGGCCGGCCGGCCGGTCGGGACGGCAGACAAGGCGACCGTGCACGGACCGGCCACTCCCCTGCATCTGGCCTTCTCCTGCCACCTCTTCAACGAGCGCGGCGAATACCTCGCGACCCGGCGGGCGCTGTCCAAGAAGACCTGGCCGGGTGTGTGGACCAACTCCTTCTGCGGCCACCCCGGGCCCGGCGAAGACACCGCGGACGCCGTGCTGCGCCGCGCCCCGCAGGAGCTGGGCGTCGAGGTGGCGGAACTGCGGCTCGCGCTTCCAGACTTCCGCTACCGCGCCACCGACGCCGCCGGGACCGTGGAGAACGAAATCTGCCCGGTCTACGTGGCCCGCCTGCACGGCGACCCGGCCCCGGACCCGGCGGAAGTCGCCGAGTGGAAGTGGGCATCGCCGTCGTTATTGCTGCACGCGGTCAACGCCACCCCGTGGGCCTTCAGCCCGTGGCTGGCGCTTCAGCTGCCGCTGCTGGCCGAGGCCTCGCCCGCACTGTTCTCCGACTGA
- a CDS encoding squalene/phytoene synthase family protein: MDNRTQAELYAAVAQEASAVVIRRYSSSFSLATRLLEKPVRRDVESIYALVRIADEIVDGASAGCGSAPEAIRACLDKLEREALEAAAGAYSSNLVVHAFGITAKRTGIGADLIRPFFASMRADLERAAHSADSFDEYVYGSAEVVGLMCVRAFLQGKPADVDRLARLDAGARRLGAAFQKVNFLRDLADDYRDLGRSYFPGVSVDGFTEADKHAVLDGIDADLAAARAVVPELPAGSRTAVAAVHALFAELSARLRRTPAGDLLLQRVRVPNQVKLRLIAKAWYQQQIPAARLPVHLPAARLRHLPAAALFRSHR, encoded by the coding sequence ATGGATAACCGGACCCAAGCGGAACTATACGCCGCGGTCGCCCAGGAGGCGTCCGCCGTCGTTATCCGCCGCTACTCGAGTTCTTTCTCGCTGGCCACCCGGTTGCTGGAAAAGCCGGTCCGGCGGGACGTGGAGAGCATCTACGCGCTGGTGCGGATCGCCGATGAAATCGTCGACGGCGCCAGCGCCGGCTGCGGATCGGCGCCGGAGGCCATCCGCGCGTGCCTCGACAAGCTGGAACGGGAGGCGCTGGAGGCGGCGGCCGGCGCGTACAGCTCGAACCTGGTGGTGCACGCCTTCGGGATCACGGCGAAGAGGACCGGGATCGGCGCGGACCTGATCAGGCCGTTCTTCGCCTCCATGCGGGCGGACCTGGAGCGCGCCGCGCACAGCGCCGACAGCTTCGACGAGTACGTGTATGGCTCCGCTGAGGTGGTCGGGCTGATGTGCGTGCGCGCCTTCCTGCAGGGCAAGCCGGCGGACGTGGACCGCCTGGCCAGGCTGGATGCCGGGGCCCGGCGGCTCGGGGCGGCGTTCCAGAAGGTCAACTTCCTGCGCGACCTGGCGGACGACTACCGCGACCTGGGCCGCAGCTACTTTCCCGGGGTGTCCGTCGACGGGTTCACCGAAGCAGACAAGCACGCCGTGCTGGACGGGATCGACGCCGACCTCGCCGCCGCCCGCGCGGTGGTGCCGGAGCTGCCCGCGGGCAGCCGCACCGCCGTCGCCGCCGTCCACGCGCTGTTCGCCGAGCTCTCCGCGCGGCTGCGGCGCACCCCGGCCGGGGACCTGCTGCTCCAGCGGGTCCGCGTGCCGAACCAGGTCAAGCTGCGGCTGATCGCCAAGGCCTGGTACCAGCAGCAGATCCCGGCGGCGCGGCTACCCGTGCACCTTCCGGCCGCACGGCTCCGGCACTTGCCCGCCGCCGCCCTGTTCCGGAGCCACCGGTGA
- a CDS encoding polyprenyl synthetase family protein, whose amino-acid sequence MTIPIARQYPPAAGGIEFDGLGLVDETLDRFFSDGKDRAARMGAGYAGLWRALHAAAQGGKRVRPALVLAAYTGLGGPDPAAAAPVAAAFELLHTALVLHDDVIDHDFKRRGVPNLAGVYRARAAGQGTSLEEAAHRGQSAAIIAGDLALTGAYRLIAGADLAADLRLTLLDELDSAVFASAGGELLDVEFSGSREQPSLQEVLRMSRLKTAVYSFEAPLRAGALMAGASADALRTVATAGRCIGTAYQLVDDLLGMFGDEAVTGKSSTGDLAEGKCTPLIAYARLCPEWEQLAELLGGTPSRQDAARARRLLEQCGARDYVEDLAECYAARARAALAESVLPAALVAELEGVLERAVQRRR is encoded by the coding sequence ATGACGATTCCCATCGCCCGACAGTACCCTCCGGCAGCCGGAGGAATCGAGTTTGATGGGCTCGGGCTCGTAGACGAGACGCTGGACCGTTTCTTCAGCGACGGCAAGGACCGCGCCGCCCGCATGGGGGCCGGCTATGCCGGGCTGTGGCGGGCCCTGCACGCGGCCGCTCAGGGCGGCAAGCGCGTGCGGCCCGCCCTTGTCCTGGCTGCCTACACCGGGCTCGGCGGGCCGGATCCCGCCGCCGCTGCCCCGGTCGCGGCCGCCTTCGAGCTGCTGCATACCGCGCTGGTCCTCCACGACGACGTGATCGACCACGACTTCAAGCGCCGCGGCGTCCCGAACCTGGCCGGGGTCTATCGTGCCCGGGCCGCCGGGCAGGGCACCAGCCTCGAGGAAGCGGCCCACCGCGGCCAGTCCGCCGCCATCATCGCGGGCGACCTGGCCCTGACCGGCGCCTATCGGCTCATCGCCGGCGCCGACCTCGCCGCCGACCTGCGGCTCACGCTGCTGGACGAACTGGACTCGGCGGTGTTCGCCTCGGCCGGCGGCGAGCTGCTGGACGTGGAGTTCTCCGGCTCGCGCGAGCAGCCCTCCCTGCAGGAGGTCCTGCGGATGTCGCGGCTGAAGACCGCGGTCTATTCCTTCGAGGCGCCGCTGCGGGCCGGGGCGCTGATGGCGGGCGCCTCCGCGGACGCGCTCAGGACCGTGGCGACCGCGGGGCGCTGCATCGGCACGGCCTACCAGCTGGTGGACGACCTGCTGGGCATGTTCGGGGACGAGGCCGTGACCGGAAAGTCGAGCACCGGTGACCTGGCCGAGGGCAAATGCACCCCGCTGATCGCCTACGCGCGGCTCTGCCCGGAATGGGAGCAGCTGGCCGAGCTGCTCGGCGGCACGCCCAGCCGGCAGGACGCCGCCCGGGCCCGCCGCCTGCTGGAGCAGTGCGGCGCGCGGGACTACGTCGAGGACCTGGCCGAGTGCTATGCGGCCCGGGCCCGGGCCGCCCTGGCGGAATCCGTCCTGCCGGCGGCGCTGGTGGCCGAACTCGAGGGCGTGCTCGAACGTGCTGTCCAAAGGAGGCGGTAA
- the crtI gene encoding phytoene desaturase family protein has product MEPGGRITVIGGGIAGLASAALLARDGYRVTVLEKQADVGGRAGSWERDGFRFDTGPSWYLMPEVFDHFFSLLGTSAAEQLDLSVLDPGYRVFFEDGSPAVDLRRERRLNEELFERLEPGAGARLSAYLDSAEETYGLAKKYFLYTSFASFRPLLTQEVLRGAPKLGRLLLESLDAWAGRFVTDPRLRQILGYPAVFLGSAPKLAPSMYHLMSHLDLDDGVLYPQGGFTRIIGTIRALAEDHGVRIITGAEVDRILTERAGTRTRAFGVSYRDGRGEAHVLAADAVVSAADLHHTETTLLPRGLQSYPERYWRRRVPGPGAVLLMLGVDGRLPELAHHSLMFTSDWDANFAAIFGKQARVPDPASVYICRPSATDPTVAPAGQENLFVLVPVPADPGLGGGGIDGGGDRHVEEVADRVIAQISRWAGIPDLAGRIRVRRTVGPADFARDFNSWRGGVLGPAHTLRQSAFLRGSNRSRKVDGLFYAGGSTIPGIGLPMCLISAEILLKRVRGDITTAALPEPLPASSGTGLR; this is encoded by the coding sequence GTGGAACCGGGCGGGCGGATCACCGTCATCGGCGGCGGCATCGCCGGCCTGGCCTCGGCGGCGCTGCTGGCCCGCGACGGCTACCGGGTCACCGTCCTGGAGAAGCAGGCCGACGTGGGCGGCCGCGCCGGCAGCTGGGAGCGCGACGGGTTCCGCTTCGATACCGGCCCGTCCTGGTACCTGATGCCGGAGGTCTTCGACCATTTCTTCAGCCTGCTGGGCACCTCCGCCGCCGAGCAGCTGGACCTGAGCGTGCTGGATCCGGGCTACCGGGTGTTCTTCGAAGACGGCAGCCCCGCCGTGGACCTGCGCCGGGAACGCCGGCTGAACGAGGAGCTGTTCGAGCGGCTGGAACCCGGCGCCGGGGCCCGGCTGTCCGCGTACCTCGATTCCGCCGAGGAGACCTACGGCCTGGCCAAGAAGTACTTCCTCTACACATCCTTCGCCTCCTTCCGGCCGCTGCTCACGCAGGAGGTGCTGCGCGGCGCGCCGAAGCTGGGCCGGCTGCTGCTCGAGTCCCTGGACGCCTGGGCCGGCCGCTTCGTCACCGACCCGCGGCTGCGCCAGATCCTCGGCTACCCGGCGGTGTTCCTCGGCTCCGCGCCCAAGCTCGCGCCCAGCATGTACCACCTGATGAGCCACTTGGACCTGGACGACGGCGTGCTCTACCCGCAGGGCGGCTTCACCCGGATCATCGGGACCATCCGCGCGCTCGCCGAGGACCACGGCGTCCGCATCATCACCGGCGCCGAGGTTGACCGGATCCTGACCGAGCGCGCCGGCACCAGGACCCGGGCTTTCGGCGTCAGCTACCGGGACGGCCGCGGCGAGGCGCACGTGCTGGCCGCCGACGCCGTGGTCTCAGCGGCGGACCTGCACCATACCGAAACGACACTGCTGCCGCGCGGGCTGCAGAGCTATCCCGAACGTTACTGGCGCCGCCGCGTGCCCGGCCCGGGCGCCGTGCTCCTGATGCTCGGCGTCGACGGCCGGCTGCCCGAGCTGGCCCACCATTCGCTGATGTTCACCTCGGACTGGGACGCCAACTTCGCCGCAATTTTCGGCAAGCAGGCCCGGGTTCCGGACCCCGCCTCCGTCTACATCTGCCGGCCCAGCGCCACCGACCCGACCGTGGCCCCCGCGGGCCAGGAAAACCTCTTCGTGCTCGTCCCGGTCCCTGCCGACCCCGGGCTGGGCGGCGGCGGTATCGACGGCGGCGGCGACCGGCACGTCGAGGAAGTCGCCGACCGCGTCATCGCCCAGATCTCCCGGTGGGCCGGCATCCCGGACCTCGCCGGCAGGATCCGCGTGCGGCGGACCGTCGGCCCGGCCGACTTCGCCCGCGACTTCAACTCCTGGCGGGGCGGCGTCCTCGGCCCCGCGCACACCCTGCGGCAAAGCGCCTTCCTGCGCGGCAGCAACAGGAGCCGCAAGGTCGACGGCCTCTTCTATGCCGGCGGCAGCACCATTCCCGGCATCGGCCTGCCCATGTGCCTGATCAGCGCGGAGATCCTGCTCAAGCGCGTGCGCGGGGACATAACGACGGCGGCGCTGCCCGAACCGCTGCCGGCCTCCTCGGGCACGGGGCTGCGGTGA